The following proteins are encoded in a genomic region of Nitrospirota bacterium:
- the ispG gene encoding flavodoxin-dependent (E)-4-hydroxy-3-methylbut-2-enyl-diphosphate synthase has translation MVRPRRKTREIQVGNVKIGGKAPVSVQSMTTTNTNDVKATIFQIKQLEAAGCEIIRVAVPDQSSAKALSQIKSQITIPLIADIHFDYQLGLIAIEEGVDCIRLNPGNIGERRKLEKVVLAAKQKEIPIRVGINAGSLERDLLEKYGYPTAEAMVESAVRALNVLEAMEFYNTKVSLKASHVSLAVEAYRLFSSKSDYPLHLGVTEAGTLFTGSIKSAIGLGLLLSEGIGDTIRVSLAADPVEEVRAGFEILKALELRHRGINVIACPTCGRLEIDVIKLANDVEKRLGEIKVPLNISILGCVVNGIGEGMEADVGIAGGRDSGILFKKGEIVRKVNANEIYDVLIEEAISVAREKEEVQRDGKSLDRL, from the coding sequence ATGGTTCGACCGCGAAGAAAAACAAGAGAGATTCAGGTCGGAAACGTCAAAATCGGCGGGAAGGCTCCGGTATCCGTACAGTCGATGACCACTACGAATACCAACGATGTGAAAGCCACTATTTTCCAGATTAAACAGCTGGAGGCGGCGGGATGTGAAATCATCCGTGTGGCTGTGCCTGATCAATCATCCGCAAAAGCGCTTTCCCAAATCAAAAGTCAGATCACAATCCCATTGATTGCGGATATTCATTTCGACTATCAGCTCGGATTAATTGCGATCGAAGAAGGGGTCGATTGTATCCGCCTGAACCCTGGAAATATCGGGGAAAGAAGAAAGCTGGAAAAGGTCGTACTGGCCGCCAAGCAGAAAGAAATTCCAATCCGAGTCGGAATCAACGCGGGATCCCTTGAAAGAGATCTCCTTGAAAAATACGGTTATCCCACCGCAGAAGCGATGGTGGAATCGGCCGTCCGCGCGCTCAATGTATTGGAAGCAATGGAGTTTTATAACACCAAAGTTTCATTAAAAGCATCTCATGTCTCTCTGGCTGTGGAGGCGTACCGTCTCTTCTCCTCAAAGTCAGACTATCCGCTTCACCTCGGGGTGACTGAAGCGGGAACCCTTTTTACCGGTTCAATCAAATCCGCGATCGGCCTCGGGCTTCTCTTATCAGAAGGGATCGGAGATACCATCCGGGTTTCGCTTGCGGCGGATCCGGTGGAAGAAGTCCGTGCAGGATTTGAAATACTAAAAGCTCTGGAGCTTCGCCACCGTGGAATTAACGTCATTGCCTGTCCGACCTGTGGAAGACTTGAGATCGATGTGATTAAGCTCGCTAATGATGTCGAGAAGAGATTGGGTGAAATTAAAGTTCCATTGAACATTTCAATTCTCGGATGTGTCGTGAACGGAATTGGAGAGGGAATGGAAGCGGATGTTGGAATTGCGGGAGGGCGAGATTCCGGAATTCTATTCAAAAAGGGAGAAATCGTCCGCAAGGTGAATGCCAATGAAATTTACGACGTACTAATCGAAGAAGCGATCTCCGTTGCTCGCGAAAAGGAAGAAGTACAGCGAGACGGAAAAAGCCTGGATCGTCTCTAA